In Brevibacillus brevis NBRC 100599, a single genomic region encodes these proteins:
- a CDS encoding amidohydrolase, with protein MEEKWFARLQEIYPELVTFRRDLHMYPELSFQEENTAKKVADKLASFGIEVQTGVGGMGVVGLLRGGKPGKTVALRADFDALPIHDEKEVPYKSRIPGVMHACGHDIHTSGLLGVAQVLSEFRDELPGNVVFLHQFAEELPPGGAKAMVEAGCLEGVDVVYGAHVASELPVGTVGIGHGYITAAADSFEIVLYGKGGHGAYPHTSVDPIVLGSQVVMNLQQIASRQVDPLKQVVLSVCSFVGGGEAFNVIPDQVRLKGTVRTYDEEVRVAVEQSLKRIVEASCQAVGATCEIMYQRGYPATWNDETETPLLAEEAKRIFGEERVLKIPPGMGGEDFAYFAQERPATFFMVGGRNPEIQATYPHHHPKFDVDERSMIQTGQLFIAALLAYQARHQ; from the coding sequence ATGGAAGAAAAATGGTTTGCCCGGCTACAGGAGATTTATCCAGAGCTTGTTACATTCAGACGTGATTTGCATATGTATCCCGAGCTTTCCTTTCAGGAGGAAAATACAGCGAAGAAAGTAGCAGACAAGCTTGCTTCTTTTGGTATAGAGGTACAAACCGGTGTCGGTGGTATGGGTGTTGTCGGTCTCTTGAGGGGTGGAAAGCCAGGAAAAACAGTTGCGTTGCGCGCTGACTTCGATGCCTTACCCATCCATGATGAAAAAGAAGTACCGTATAAGTCCCGCATTCCAGGCGTCATGCACGCGTGCGGTCACGATATACATACCTCTGGACTTTTAGGAGTCGCACAAGTGTTGAGCGAGTTTCGCGATGAGCTTCCAGGAAATGTGGTATTTCTGCATCAGTTCGCGGAAGAGCTGCCCCCCGGTGGCGCCAAAGCCATGGTGGAGGCGGGTTGTCTCGAAGGAGTCGATGTTGTGTATGGCGCACACGTTGCCTCCGAACTTCCCGTAGGCACTGTCGGAATCGGTCATGGCTACATTACAGCAGCAGCAGACAGCTTTGAGATCGTTTTGTACGGAAAAGGCGGACACGGTGCTTATCCTCATACCTCCGTTGATCCAATCGTATTGGGCAGTCAGGTTGTCATGAATTTGCAGCAGATTGCCAGCCGTCAGGTAGATCCGCTGAAACAAGTCGTTCTGTCTGTTTGCTCCTTCGTGGGCGGGGGCGAAGCGTTCAACGTCATCCCTGATCAAGTGAGGCTCAAGGGGACTGTCCGCACGTATGACGAGGAAGTAAGAGTAGCGGTCGAGCAATCTCTGAAACGTATCGTGGAAGCCAGCTGCCAGGCAGTCGGCGCTACTTGCGAAATCATGTACCAACGCGGCTACCCAGCTACTTGGAACGATGAGACAGAAACTCCACTACTTGCAGAAGAAGCCAAACGTATTTTTGGTGAGGAGCGCGTCTTGAAAATCCCACCTGGCATGGGCGGAGAGGATTTTGCTTACTTTGCTCAAGAGCGCCCCGCTACCTTCTTCATGGTCGGTGGACGCAATCCGGAGATTCAAGCGACATATCCGCATCATCATCCCAAATTCGATGTCGATGAGCGCTCCATGATTCAAACTGGTCAGTTATTCATTGCAGCGTTGCTTGCCTATCAGGCACGTCATCAATAA
- the cysK gene encoding cysteine synthase A — protein MSVYQNITELIGNTPIVRLRRMVPEGAAEVFVKLEKFNPSGSVKDRAAYNLILTAEQAGLIQPGDTIIEPTSGNTGIGLAMNAAAKGYRAILVMPDNMSKERINILKAYGAEVVLTPSELRMPGAIAKAQELQKEIPRSFIPQQFENQANPDIHRATTAKEIFAQMNGRLDAFVATAGTGGTITGTGEALREKLPELYIAVVEPKGSPVLSGGKPGPHKLVGTSPGFVPQILNTSIYNEIIQIADEDALQSMRQLAALEGILVGPSSGASVFAAITIAKRLGVGKRVVCIAPDTGERYLSMNLF, from the coding sequence ATGAGCGTCTACCAGAACATTACCGAATTGATTGGAAACACGCCGATTGTTCGACTGAGGCGCATGGTTCCTGAAGGAGCAGCAGAAGTTTTTGTGAAGCTGGAGAAATTCAATCCGTCAGGGAGTGTGAAGGACCGCGCTGCCTATAATCTGATTTTGACGGCTGAGCAAGCAGGACTGATTCAACCGGGGGATACGATCATAGAGCCAACGAGCGGCAATACCGGAATCGGCTTGGCGATGAATGCCGCAGCAAAAGGCTATCGTGCAATTTTGGTCATGCCTGATAATATGTCGAAGGAACGGATCAATATATTGAAAGCGTATGGGGCAGAGGTTGTCTTGACTCCGAGCGAGCTAAGGATGCCGGGGGCTATTGCCAAAGCGCAAGAGCTGCAAAAAGAGATTCCGCGCAGCTTTATTCCCCAGCAATTCGAAAATCAGGCAAACCCTGACATTCATCGAGCGACGACAGCTAAGGAAATTTTTGCGCAAATGAATGGTCGACTGGATGCTTTTGTCGCCACAGCTGGGACGGGAGGAACGATTACTGGAACAGGAGAAGCGTTGCGCGAAAAGCTCCCGGAGCTGTATATTGCTGTCGTCGAACCAAAAGGCTCCCCGGTTCTGTCTGGCGGAAAGCCTGGTCCACATAAACTGGTGGGCACAAGCCCCGGTTTTGTTCCACAAATCCTCAATACAAGCATTTATAATGAAATCATTCAAATCGCAGACGAAGACGCCCTACAAAGCATGAGGCAGCTTGCAGCGTTGGAAGGGATTCTCGTCGGCCCTTCATCGGGTGCTTCGGTCTTTGCTGCCATCACGATTGCCAAAAGGCTCGGAGTGGGGAAGCGAGTCGTTTGCATTGCGCCTGACACGGGGGAGCGGTATTTGAGTATGAATCTTTTCTAA
- a CDS encoding FAD-dependent oxidoreductase, which translates to MSNEKHAVIIGAGLSGLATALTLKQKGWQVTLYEQAKEHKGIGAGIVLAANAMKALDKLGVGQEVRELGATVRSARIRDWKGNLLVELPVAEQAERYGADSYLIHRADLQQALLAKISTHELVLGKQFVSFSQEEERVHVAFADGSRTHGTILIGADGIHSRVRKSLFGEELMRYSGYTAIRGIATYQDPRYPLESGGGFEAWGKGIRFGFSHIGNNRIHWFAAINAPEGEQDGPMGRKRETLCRLEGWYEPVRAVIEATEDAAILRHDIYDRTPLRRWSEGRVTLVGDAAHPMLPNLGQGAGQGMEDALVLARCLADNDTDSAHALRMYEEIRKKRANAIVKGSRLMGTVTQWENPLAIAARHFLLKTIPARIQSRRLDWIVGHEV; encoded by the coding sequence ATGAGCAACGAAAAACACGCGGTGATCATCGGGGCAGGCTTGAGTGGGCTTGCAACTGCGCTTACTTTGAAGCAAAAGGGCTGGCAAGTGACGCTTTATGAACAGGCAAAGGAGCATAAAGGCATCGGCGCTGGAATTGTTTTGGCTGCCAATGCCATGAAGGCATTGGATAAGCTGGGAGTTGGACAGGAAGTACGCGAACTTGGAGCAACTGTCCGTTCAGCAAGGATTCGCGACTGGAAGGGAAATTTGTTAGTCGAGCTACCTGTTGCGGAACAAGCAGAACGGTACGGGGCTGACAGCTACTTGATTCATCGGGCTGATCTACAGCAGGCTCTTTTGGCGAAAATCTCGACACATGAATTGGTTTTAGGCAAGCAGTTCGTTTCATTTTCTCAAGAAGAAGAAAGGGTTCATGTCGCTTTTGCAGATGGGTCGCGTACACATGGGACGATTCTGATCGGAGCGGACGGGATTCACTCCCGTGTACGGAAGAGCTTGTTCGGTGAAGAGTTGATGAGATACTCCGGGTATACGGCGATTCGCGGAATTGCTACTTATCAAGACCCTCGTTATCCACTGGAATCAGGGGGAGGCTTTGAAGCATGGGGCAAGGGAATTCGTTTCGGATTTTCCCATATCGGCAACAATCGAATACATTGGTTTGCCGCCATCAATGCACCTGAGGGAGAACAAGATGGGCCGATGGGACGGAAGCGAGAGACGTTGTGCCGACTTGAAGGCTGGTATGAGCCAGTACGTGCAGTGATTGAGGCGACAGAGGATGCAGCCATCTTGCGCCATGATATTTACGACCGTACACCACTCAGGAGATGGAGTGAGGGCCGTGTTACATTAGTGGGCGATGCGGCACATCCGATGCTGCCGAATCTGGGGCAAGGAGCGGGTCAGGGAATGGAAGACGCACTTGTGCTGGCCAGATGCTTGGCGGATAACGACACGGACTCGGCTCACGCTTTGCGCATGTATGAAGAGATACGAAAGAAGCGAGCGAATGCGATTGTGAAAGGCTCCCGCTTGATGGGGACAGTCACCCAATGGGAAAATCCGCTCGCGATCGCGGCTCGTCATTTCCTGCTAAAAACGATCCCTGCCCGTATCCAGAGCAGAAGACTGGACTGGATTGTCGGACACGAGGTGTGA
- a CDS encoding ROK family protein has translation MNQDKPYAIGIDLGGTKIIAAIVDEHGNILRQANAATQTEEAAQAVIGRIGDLVQTVLDESGINLSRIRGIGIATAGIIDTQRQMVIFASNLNWSDVPIGAILQERFGVAVQLINDANAAAVAEWAFGSARGTKDLIYVTVSTGVGAGIISGGRLITGVGDSAGEFGHISLDPEGPLCVCGNRGCLENYTSGLALASRAREQLLQGATSSLLVENGNDLSRITAKEVGEAAVRGDLLSMTLMKEAGYYLGVGLTNLIHLFNPQVIVMGGGVMKNGQLLLAEAKNVIRERSISRMANQASIQLTTIGAEAGVLGAAGMYYPSEREMVEV, from the coding sequence ATGAATCAAGACAAACCATATGCCATCGGGATTGATCTGGGAGGCACGAAGATCATCGCCGCGATCGTCGACGAGCATGGTAATATCCTCAGGCAGGCGAACGCAGCGACCCAAACAGAAGAGGCAGCGCAGGCAGTCATCGGACGTATCGGTGATTTGGTGCAGACGGTCCTAGACGAGAGCGGCATCAATCTCTCTCGCATTCGCGGGATCGGGATTGCAACCGCGGGAATTATTGATACGCAGCGCCAAATGGTCATTTTTGCGAGCAATCTAAACTGGAGCGATGTCCCGATCGGCGCGATCCTTCAGGAGCGGTTTGGTGTAGCCGTGCAATTGATCAATGATGCCAATGCAGCAGCGGTAGCAGAATGGGCGTTTGGAAGTGCACGAGGCACGAAAGACTTGATTTATGTAACGGTCAGTACGGGTGTTGGTGCTGGGATTATTAGTGGAGGGCGGCTGATTACAGGCGTTGGCGATAGTGCCGGGGAGTTCGGGCATATTTCGCTTGATCCAGAAGGACCGCTGTGCGTGTGCGGGAATAGAGGATGTCTGGAAAATTACACGTCTGGGCTGGCTTTGGCAAGCAGGGCTAGGGAACAGCTTCTACAGGGTGCTACAAGCTCGTTACTCGTTGAAAATGGGAATGACCTTAGCAGGATAACGGCTAAAGAGGTCGGAGAGGCAGCGGTTCGCGGAGATTTGCTTAGCATGACCTTGATGAAGGAAGCAGGTTATTATCTCGGGGTCGGGCTGACTAATCTGATCCATCTGTTCAATCCACAGGTGATCGTCATGGGTGGCGGTGTGATGAAGAACGGGCAGCTGCTGCTTGCGGAAGCGAAGAACGTCATTCGCGAGCGCTCTATCTCTCGGATGGCAAACCAAGCGAGCATCCAGTTGACGACAATTGGAGCAGAAGCAGGCGTGCTCGGTGCAGCAGGTATGTATTATCCATCCGAGCGTGAAATGGTTGAGGTATAA
- a CDS encoding sensor histidine kinase, whose amino-acid sequence MTSTHPKNPRVLIIMLVSSILVLILTCVSIAISYFNTIQSVRLSIANQSMKAASTVADSLDVDAYQEFLRNPVKGTPAYKRIEQQLNQAREQLGLLYLYTIQISEDRQSGRAMIVARPPNAKQTFDIGMPIVLSSKHIQMIYEGSSTYYSDIIRDPNYGVYLSAGAPLRDREGRIIGIIGVDTDVAIVEDIGDDVVRSSIPVFAIQGLFVVVLIFLVLCMERWYQRAIKAAVDETEETYQDELRSVICSMRSIRHDFVNHMQVLYGLIECGYYPKARDYVQSLLKETKLLDLTVRIANPALMVLLHTKWEQAKSKQIVMQFEECSDPIDSIPSIDLIKILSNLIDNAIEAADLADGEKRVSIYFCCDEEHVIFRVENTGPEITPEQRARIFEHGYTTKTEKKYGSRGTGLTIVDAVVHKYKGKIEVWSERGITRFTVWLPVK is encoded by the coding sequence ATGACGAGTACACACCCAAAAAACCCCAGAGTTCTAATCATTATGCTCGTTTCTAGCATCCTTGTTTTGATCTTGACTTGTGTAAGCATCGCGATTTCTTATTTCAATACGATTCAATCCGTCCGACTCTCCATTGCGAATCAAAGCATGAAAGCTGCCTCTACAGTAGCAGACAGTCTAGATGTTGACGCGTATCAGGAGTTTTTACGAAATCCGGTAAAAGGGACCCCCGCCTATAAACGAATCGAACAGCAATTGAATCAAGCGCGTGAGCAGCTCGGTCTGCTGTATTTATACACGATTCAAATCAGTGAAGACAGGCAGAGTGGTCGCGCAATGATCGTCGCAAGGCCTCCAAATGCGAAGCAAACTTTTGATATCGGTATGCCTATTGTTCTATCTTCTAAGCACATTCAAATGATTTACGAAGGATCATCAACGTACTACTCAGATATTATCAGGGATCCAAATTACGGGGTCTACCTGTCTGCTGGCGCGCCGCTTAGAGATAGAGAAGGAAGAATCATCGGAATCATTGGAGTAGATACCGACGTAGCCATCGTCGAGGACATTGGAGATGATGTCGTTCGTAGCAGCATTCCTGTTTTTGCGATTCAAGGTTTGTTTGTCGTCGTACTGATCTTCCTGGTTCTTTGCATGGAACGCTGGTACCAACGTGCCATCAAGGCAGCAGTTGACGAGACGGAAGAAACCTATCAGGATGAATTGCGCTCAGTCATTTGTTCGATGCGCTCCATACGCCATGATTTCGTCAATCACATGCAAGTGCTCTACGGTTTGATCGAATGCGGATATTATCCAAAAGCACGAGATTACGTGCAGTCGTTGCTGAAGGAAACCAAGCTTCTGGACCTCACCGTGAGGATTGCGAATCCTGCCTTAATGGTATTGCTTCACACCAAATGGGAGCAGGCTAAATCGAAACAAATCGTGATGCAATTTGAAGAATGTTCTGATCCAATCGATAGCATTCCTTCCATTGATCTGATCAAAATTTTATCGAATCTTATTGATAATGCGATTGAAGCGGCTGATTTAGCGGATGGGGAGAAGCGAGTCAGCATATATTTTTGCTGTGATGAAGAACACGTTATTTTCCGAGTTGAAAATACAGGACCGGAAATCACGCCAGAACAACGTGCACGTATTTTCGAGCATGGCTATACAACGAAAACAGAGAAAAAATATGGCTCGCGTGGAACGGGTCTGACGATCGTAGATGCAGTTGTTCACAAGTACAAGGGGAAAATTGAGGTTTGGTCCGAGCGGGGAATCACGAGATTTACCGTCTGGCTGCCAGTGAAATAG
- a CDS encoding sugar phosphate isomerase/epimerase family protein translates to MAFQKGINAWCFPKETSVQEMFRQAKAHGYQGVELNLDEGDAPFYLGMTEQELKGLADEARELGLELPSVSTALLWKYPLTHNEEATREQGIHVVEKMIGAASIFGSRTVLVVPGLVTAEVSYDTAYERAREALQRLAKKAEQHQVYIGVENVWNKFLLSPLEMARLIDEVDSPWVGAYFDVGNVLQFGFPEQWIRILGKRIQAIHVKDFKTTTGNITGFVPLLAGDIPWNRVMEALREIGYDGYIIPEISPYSQLPEQMIAHTSHSLDAIFQS, encoded by the coding sequence ATGGCTTTTCAAAAGGGGATCAATGCTTGGTGCTTCCCAAAGGAAACGAGCGTGCAAGAAATGTTTCGCCAGGCGAAAGCGCACGGCTATCAAGGGGTAGAACTGAATTTGGACGAGGGAGATGCTCCCTTTTATCTAGGGATGACAGAGCAGGAATTAAAGGGGCTGGCAGACGAGGCTCGCGAGCTCGGTTTGGAGCTGCCAAGCGTCTCTACTGCTCTTTTATGGAAATATCCGTTGACACACAATGAGGAAGCGACCCGCGAGCAAGGCATTCATGTTGTCGAGAAAATGATAGGGGCGGCAAGCATTTTTGGCTCGCGAACCGTCCTCGTCGTTCCAGGTCTCGTAACAGCTGAGGTGTCGTATGATACGGCCTATGAACGGGCACGTGAAGCATTGCAGCGCTTGGCGAAAAAGGCGGAGCAGCATCAGGTATACATCGGAGTCGAAAACGTGTGGAACAAGTTTTTGCTTAGTCCACTGGAGATGGCCCGCTTGATCGATGAAGTAGATAGTCCGTGGGTAGGCGCTTATTTTGATGTAGGCAACGTGTTGCAATTCGGTTTTCCTGAGCAATGGATTCGCATTTTGGGCAAGAGAATTCAGGCTATTCACGTCAAAGATTTCAAGACAACGACAGGCAACATCACAGGTTTCGTGCCGCTGCTCGCTGGCGATATTCCATGGAACCGCGTGATGGAAGCGTTGCGTGAGATCGGGTACGACGGCTACATCATCCCGGAAATCTCACCTTATAGCCAGTTGCCTGAGCAAATGATCGCGCATACGTCCCATTCGTTGGACGCCATTTTTCAATCGTGA